A single region of the Sphaeramia orbicularis chromosome 6, fSphaOr1.1, whole genome shotgun sequence genome encodes:
- the LOC115421278 gene encoding ras-related protein Rab-8B has product MAKTYDYLFKLLLIGDSGVGKTCLLFRFSEDSFNTTFISTIGIDFKIRTIELDGKRVKLQIWDTAGQERFRTITTAYYRGAMGIMLVYDICNEKSFENIKNWIRNIEQHASSDVEKMILGNKCDMTDRRQVSKDRGEKLAIDYGVKFLETSAKSSLNVEEAFYTMGRDILHNLSSKTTDSNAGGSGKPVKITEKKLKRIKLFKCSLL; this is encoded by the exons ATGGCGAAAACGTACGATTATCTCTTCAAGCTGCTACTGATTGGAGACAGCGGAGTAGGAAAGACGTGTCTGCTGTTCAGATTCAGCGAGGACTCTTTCAATACCACCTTCATATCCACAATAG GAATAGACTTCAAAATCAGAACAATAGAGCTTGATGGAAAGAGAGTAAAGCTTCAGATTTG GGACACTGCAGGGCAGGAGAGGTTCCGAACCATTACTACCGCTTATTACAGAGGAGCGATG gGCATTATGTTGGTGTATGACATCTGCAATGAAAAGTCatttgaaaacataaaaaactggaTAAGAAATATTGAACAG CACGCCTCGTCTGATGTTGAGAAGATGATCCTCGGTAACAAATGTGACATGACTGACAGGAGACAGGTGTCCAAAGACAGAGGGGAGAAA CTGGCTATTGATTATGGAGTTAAGTTCTTAGAAACAAGTGCAAAGTCTAGTTTAAATGTAGAAGAG gCTTTTTATACCATGGGCAGAGACATATTACATAACCTGAGCTCAAAAACT ACTGACAGCAATGCAGGAGGATCAGGCAAACCTGTGAAGATCACAGAGAAGAAGTTGAAAAGAATTAAATTGTTCAAGTGTTCGCTCCTCTAG
- the rps27l gene encoding 40S ribosomal protein S27-like yields MPLARDLLHPSIDHERRQHKKKRLVQSPNSYFMDVKCPGCYKITTVFSHAQTVVLCVGCSTVLCQSKGGKARLTEGCSFRRKQH; encoded by the exons ATGCCT TTGGCCAGAGATCTCCTCCACCCCTCAATTGACCACGAGAGGAGACAACATAAAAAGAAAAGACTTGTTCAGAGCCCAAACTCCTACTTTATGGATGTCAAGTGTCCAG GCTGCTACAAGATCACCACTGTGTTCAGTCATGCGCAGACAGTGGTGCTGTGTGTTGGATGCTCAACTGTGCTGTGTCAGTCCAAAGGGGGAAAGGCCAGACTGACAGAGG GTTGCTCTTTCCGGAGGAAGCAACATTAA
- the dnaja gene encoding dnaJ homolog subfamily A member 4: protein MVRETGYYDLLGVSPKASADEIKKAYRKLALKYHPDKNPNEGDKFKLISQAYEVLSDPKRRDLYDQGGEQAIKEGGTGGGSSPMDIFNMFFGGGGRMQRERRGKNVVHQLEVTLEEIYNGSTRKLGLQKNVICEKCDGYGGKKGTLDKCSTCKGRGVQIKVQQIGPGMIQQIQSMCSDCQGQGERFNSKDRCKNCNGHKVERKRKILEVHIDKGMRDGQKITFSGEGDQEPGLEPGDVVIVLDQKEHAVFQRQGDNLVMKMDIKLVEALCGFKKTIQTLDNRTLVISSLPGEVIKHNDVRCVQNEGMPIYKDPYEKGQLIIQFQVEFPEKDWLPEHLMYQLERLLPPREDVMLTDEMEEVDLVEVDERSQQKKYGEVYDEDEDSPSGGVQCQTQ from the exons ATGGTCCGAGAAACCGGCTACTACGATTTGTTGGGTGTCAGTCCCAAAGCATCAGCGGACGAAATCAAGAAAGCGTACAGAAAACTGGCATTAAAATACCACCCGGACAAGAACCCTAACGAAGGAGATAAG TTCAAGCTAATATCTCAAGCGTATGAGGTGCTGTCTGATCCAAAAAGAAGAGACTTGTATGATCAAGGAGGAGAACAAGCTATTAAAGagggaggaacaggaggaggaagttCCCCAatggacattttcaacatgttctTTGGAGGTGGTGGAAGGATGCAGAGAGAAAGAAGAG GGAAGAATGTCGTCCACCAGCTTGAAGTTACATTAGAAGAGATATACAATGGTTCTACCAGAAAGCTTGGACTCCAGAAGAATGTCATTTGTGAAAAATGTGATG gtTATGGTGGTAAGAAAGGTACCCTGGACAAATGCTCTACTTGTAAAGGTAGAGGAGTACAGATTAAGGTGCAACAGATCGGACCAGGCATGATTCAACAGATCCAAAGCATGTGCTCAGACTGTCAAGGACAGGGAGAGAGGTTCAACTCCAAGGACCGCTGCAAGAACTGCAATGGGCACAAAGTAGAGCGCAAAAGGAAAATTCTTGAAGTTCACATAGACAAAG GTATGAGAGATGGTCAGAAAATTACATTCAGTGGAGAAGGGGATCAGGAACCTGGACTGGAGCCAGGGGATGTTGTTATTGTACTTGACCAGAAGGAACATGCTGTTTTCCAAAGACAAGGTGATAATTTGGTGATGAAGATGGATATCAAACTTGTTGAAGCCCTGTGTGGTTTTAAGAAGACCATTCAGACATTAGACAACAGAACACTGGTCATCTCCTCATTGCCAG GTGAAGTTATCAAGCACAATGACGTTAGATGTGTTCAGAATGAGGGCATGCCTATTTACAAGGATCCTTATGAGAAGGGACAACTAATCATTCAATTCCAG GTTGAATTTCCAGAGAAAGACTGGCTCCCAGAACATCTCATGTATCAGCTGGAACGACTGCTTCCTCCCAGGGAAGATGTGATGCTTACAGACGAAATGGAGGAAGTCGACCTCGTTGAGGTAGATGAACGGTCCCAGCAGAAAAAATATGGGGAAGTTTACGACGAGGATGAAGACAGTCCCTCAGGAGGAGTTCAGTGTCAGACGCAGTGA